From a single Leishmania infantum JPCM5 genome chromosome 36 genomic region:
- a CDS encoding putative 40S ribosomal protein SA: MTAVESGSKVLRMKESDAQKLLAMRCHIGTRNQSSAMKKYIYGRTAEGSHIIDLHMMWEKLILAARVIAAVENPKDVCVCSSRLYGTRAIYKFSQHVGTSFHGGRFIPGTFTNQIQKKFVQPRVLVVTDPRTDHQAIREASLVNIPVIALCDTDAPLEYVDIAIPCNNRGIKSIGMMYWLLAREVLRLRGTIVRSVPWEEKVDLFFYRDPNEAAEEKAAAAAAAPAAEAEEGFGWVERNDDNAWEA, translated from the coding sequence ATGACCGCTGTGGAGTCTGGCTCGAAGGTTCTCCGGATGAAGGAGAGCGACGCGCAGAAGCTGCTGGCGATGCGCTGCCACATCGGCACGCGCAACCAGAGCAGTGCGATGAAGAAGTACATCTACGGCCGCACGGCGGAGGGTAGCCACATCATCGACTTGCACATGATGTGGGAGAAGCTGATCCTCGCTGCTCGCGTGATCGCCGCTGTGGAGAACCCGAaggacgtgtgcgtgtgctcgtcgCGCCTGTACGGCACGCGCGCCATCTACAAGTTCTCGCAGCACGTGGGCACGAGCTTCCACGGCGGCCGCTTCATCCCTGGTACGTTCACGAACCAGATCCAGAAGAAGTTCGTGCAgccgcgcgtgcttgtggtGACGGACCCGCGCACGGACCACCAGGCCATCCGCGAGGCGTCGCTGGTGAACATCCCTGTGATTGCGCTGTGCGACACGGACGCGCCGCTGGAGTACGTGGACATTGCGATCCCGTGCAACAACCGCGGCATCAAGTCGATCGGCATGATGTACTGGCTGCTTGcgcgcgaggtgctgcgcctgcgcggcacGATTGTGCGCTCGGTGCCgtgggaggagaaggtggaCCTGTTCTTCTACCGCGACCCCAACGAGgctgcggaggagaaggccgccgcggccgctgcggcgcccgccgcggaggcggaggagggcttCGGCTGGGTGGAGcgcaacgacgacaacgcGTGGGAGGCGTAA